In Nycticebus coucang isolate mNycCou1 chromosome 9, mNycCou1.pri, whole genome shotgun sequence, the following are encoded in one genomic region:
- the TRERF1 gene encoding transcriptional-regulating factor 1 isoform X2, with protein sequence MGDQQLYKTNHVAHGGENLFYQQPPLGVHSGLNHNYGNTVTGGGMDAPQVSPISPHFPQDTRDGLGLPVGSKNLGQMDTSRQGAWGGHAGPGNHVQLRGNLANSNMMWGAPAQSEPTDGYQYTYSQASEIRTQKLTSGVLHKLDSFTQVFANQNLRIQVNNMAQVLHTQSAVMDGGPDSALRQLLSQKPMEPPAPAITSRYQQVAQQPHPGFTGGLSKPALQVGQHPTQGHLYYDYQQPLAQVPGQGGQSLQAPQMLSQHMQQMQQHQYYPQQQQQGGPQRLSMQEMQPQPQQIRPAQPQQQQQQLQLQQRQGSMQIPQYYQSQPMMQHLQEQQQPQMHLQPPSYHRDPHQYTPEQAHAVQLIQLGSMPQYYYQEPQQSYSHPLYQQSHLPQHQQRDDSQLKTYPSDRQAQAMPSSHGDLGPPDTGMGDSTSSDLTRVSSALPHRPLLSPSGVHVNNMGPQHQQLSPSAMWPQMHLPDGRAQPGSPESSGQAKGVFGEQFDAKNKLTCSICLKEFKNLPALNGHMRSHGGMRASPSLKQEEGEKVPPPPPQPPLPPPPQPPPQLPPEAESLTPMVMPVSVPVKLLPPKPSSQGFTNSTVAAPSARDKPASSMSDDEMPVLVRMTLSPPHSPQGAAPRTPAEIPRKHPPGPPKAEESLKTVQEKKKFRHRPEPLFIPPPPSYNPVPAASYSGATLYQSQLRSPRVLGDHLLLDPTHELPPYTPPPMLSPVRQGSGLFSNVLISGHGPGAHPQLPLTPLTPTPRVLLCRSNSIDGSNVTVTPGPGEQTVDVEPRINIGLRFQAEIPELQDVSALAQDTHKATLVWKPWPELENHDLQQRVENLLNLCCSSALPGGGTNSEFALHSLFEAKGDVMAALEMLLLRKPVRLKCHPLANYHYAGSDKWTSLERKLFNKALATYSKDFIFVQKMVKSKTVAQCVEYYYTWKKIMRLGRKHRTRLAEIIDDCVTSEEEEELEEEEEDLEEDRKSTKEEESEVPKSPEPPPVPVLAPTEGPPLQALGQPSGSFICEMPNCGAVFSSRQALNGHARIHGGTNQVTKARGAIPSGKQKPGGAQSGYCSVKSSPSHSTTSGETDPTTIFPCKECGKVFFKIKSRNAHMKTHRQQEEQQRQKAQKAAFAAEMAATIERTTGPVGTPGLLPLDQLSLIKPIKDVDILDDDVVQQLGGVMEEAEVVDTDLLLDDQDSVLLQGDAEL encoded by the exons ATGGGGGATCAGCAACTGTACAAGACCAACCACGTGGCCCACGGTGGTGAAAACCTTTTCTACCAACAGCCACCACTTGGCGTCCACAGTGGGCTGAACCACAACTATGGGAATACAGTCACAGGGGGTGGAATGGATGCCCCTCAGGTCTCGCCCATCTCCCCCCACTTCCCTCAAGACACACGGGATGGTCTGGGCTTGCCTGTAGGCTCCAAAAACCTTGGCCAAATGGATACCTCGAGGCAGGGAGCGTGGGGAGGCCATGCAGGGCCTGGAAATCATGTCCAGCTGCGTGGCAACCTGGCCAACTCAAATATGATGTGGGGAGCACCAGCCCAGTCTGAGCCCACTGATGGCTACCAATATACCTATTCCCAGGCCAGTGAGATCCGGACCCAGAAGCTTACCAGCGGTGTCTTACACAAGCTGGACTCTTTCACCCAGGTGTTTGCCAACCAAAACCTGCGTATTCAGGTCAACAATATGGCCCAGGTGCTGCACACCCAGTCAGCAGTGATGGATGGAGGCCCTGACAGTGCCCTCCGCCAGCTGCTGTCTCAGAAGCCCATGGAGCCCCCGGCCCCGGCTATAACTTCTCGCTACCAGCAGGTGGCCCAGCAGCCTCACCCTGGCTTCACTGGTGGGCTGTCCAAGCCAGCTCTTCAGGTCGGGCAGCACCCTACCCAAGGGCACCTGTATTATGACTACCAGCAGCCACTGGCTCAGGTGCCAGGGCAGGGAGGACAGTCACTGCAGGCCCCACAGATGCTGTCACAGCATATGCAACAGATGCAGCAGCACCAGTATTacccacagcagcagcagcaaggtgGGCCGCAGCGTCTCTCCATGCAAGAAATGCAGCCGCAGCCACAGCAGATTCGCCCAGCACAgcctcagcagcagcagcagcagctccagcTGCAGCAGCGGCAGGGTTCAATGCAGATACCTCAGTATTATCAGTCCCAACCCATGATGCAGCACTTGCAagagcagcagcagccacagatGCACCTGCAGCCCCCTTCTTATCACAGGGACCCGCACCAGTATACCCCGGAGCAGGCACACGCTGTGCAGCTGATTCAGCTGGGCTCCATGCCCCAGTACTACTACCAAGAGCCCCAGCAGTCCTACAGCCACCCCCTCTACCAACAGAGCCACCTGCCCCAGCACCAGCAGCGTGACGATAGTCAGCTAAAGACTTATCCCAGCGACAGGCAGGCCCAGGCTATGCCGAGCTCTCACGGGGACCTGGGGCCTCCTGACACGGGAATGGGAGACTCAACAAGCTCGGACCTGACCCGGGTCAGCAGTGCCCTCCCTCATCGACCACTCCTGTCCCCCAGTGGAGTCCACGTCAACAACATGGGGCCTCAGCATCAGCAGCTGTCTCCCAGTGCCATGTGGCCCCAG ATGCACCTACCTGATGGGAGAGCCCAGCCAGGGTCCCCTGAGTCAAG TGGCCAAGCCAAAGGAGTATTTGGGGAGCAGTTTGATGCCAAGAACAAGCTGACATGCTCCATCTGCCTGAAGGAGTTCAAGAACCTGCCTGCCCTGAATGGCCACATGCGGTCCCACGGGGGCATGAGGGCCTCCCCCAGCCTCAAACAG gaggaaggagagaaggtccCGCCGCCTCCGCCCCAGCCGCCACTGCCGCCTCCACCCCAGCCGCCACCGCAGCTCCCTCCTGAGGCAGAAAGCCTCACACCTATGGTCATGCCCGTGTCTGTCCCTGTCAAGCTTCTCCCACCCAAGCCCAGCTCTCAGGGCTTCACCAACAGCACCGTTGCCGCCCCCTCCGCCAGAGACAAGCCAGCCAGCTCGATGTCGGACGACGAGATGCCTGTGCTCGTGAGGATGACCCTCTCTCCCCCACACTCACCCCAAGGGGCTGCCCCCCGCACGCCTGCT GAAATCCCTAGAAAGCATCCGCCCGGCCCACCCAAAGCCGAGGAGTCCCTGAAGACGGTGCAGGAGAAGAAAAAGTTCCGGCACCGGCCGGAGCCGCTCTTCATCCCGCCGCCGCCCTCCTACAACCCGGTCCCGGCGGCCTCCTACTCGGGCGCCACCCTCTACCAGAGCCAGCTGCGCTCACCGCGCGTCCTGGGGGACCACCTGCTCCTTGACCCCACCCACGAGCTGCCCCCCTACACGCCCCCGCCCATGCTGAGCCCGGTGCGCCAGGGCTCGGGGCTCTTCAGCAATGTCCTCATCTCCGGGCATGGCCCCGGCGCCCACCCCCAGCTGCCCCTGACGCCCCTGACGCCCACGCCGCGGGTGCTGCTGTGCCGCTCCA ACAGCATTGATGGCAGCAATGTGACAGTCACCCCAGGGCCTGGAGAACAGACTGTGGATGTTGAACC ACGCATCAACATTGGCTTGAGATTCCAAGCAGAGATCCCAGAACTCCAAGATGTCTCTGCTCTGGCCCAGGACACCCACAAGGCCACATTAGTATGGAAGCCCTGGCCAGAGCTGGAAAACCATGACCTCCAGCAAAGAG TGGAGAATCTTCTGAATTTGTGCTGTTCGAGTGCATTGCCAGGCGGAGGGACCAATTCTGAATTTGCTTTGCATTCTCTGTTCGAGGCCAAAGGTGATGTGATG GCTGCTCTGGAAATGCTGCTGCTTCGGAAGCCAGTCAGGTTAAAATGTCATCCTTTAGCAAATTACCACTATGCCG GTTCGGACAAGTGgacctccctagaaagaaaactGTTTAATAAAGCACTAGCCACTTACAGCAAAGACTTTATTTTTGTACAGAAGATG GTGAAGTCAAAGACGGTGGCTCAGTGCGTGGAGTACTACTACACGTGGAAAAAAATAATGCGGCTAGGGCGGAAGCACCGCACACGCCTGGCGGAGATCATTGATGATTGCGTG AcaagtgaagaagaagaagaattagaggaggaagaggaggacttGGAAGAAGATAGGAAATCCACAAAAGAAGAGGAGAGTGAGGTGCCGAAGTCCCCGGAGCCACCGCCAGTCCCCGTCCTAGCTCCCACAGAGGGGCCACCCCTGCAGGCCCTCGGCCAGCCCTCCGGctccttcatctgtgaaatgccCAACTGTGGGGCT GTGTTCAGCTCCCGACAGGCACTAAACGGCCATGCCCGCATCCACGGGGGCACCAACCAGGTGACCAAAGCCCGAGGTGCCATCCCCTCTGGGAAACAGAAGCCTGGCGGGGCCCAGAGTGGGTACTGCTCAGTGAAGAGCTCGCCCTCTCACAGCACCACCAGTGGCGAGACAGACCCCACCACCATCTTCCCCTGCAAGGAGTGTGGCAA
- the TRERF1 gene encoding transcriptional-regulating factor 1 isoform X1, translating to MGDQQLYKTNHVAHGGENLFYQQPPLGVHSGLNHNYGNTVTGGGMDAPQVSPISPHFPQDTRDGLGLPVGSKNLGQMDTSRQGAWGGHAGPGNHVQLRGNLANSNMMWGAPAQSEPTDGYQYTYSQASEIRTQKLTSGVLHKLDSFTQVFANQNLRIQVNNMAQVLHTQSAVMDGGPDSALRQLLSQKPMEPPAPAITSRYQQVAQQPHPGFTGGLSKPALQVGQHPTQGHLYYDYQQPLAQVPGQGGQSLQAPQMLSQHMQQMQQHQYYPQQQQQGGPQRLSMQEMQPQPQQIRPAQPQQQQQQLQLQQRQGSMQIPQYYQSQPMMQHLQEQQQPQMHLQPPSYHRDPHQYTPEQAHAVQLIQLGSMPQYYYQEPQQSYSHPLYQQSHLPQHQQRDDSQLKTYPSDRQAQAMPSSHGDLGPPDTGMGDSTSSDLTRVSSALPHRPLLSPSGVHVNNMGPQHQQLSPSAMWPQMHLPDGRAQPGSPESSGQAKGVFGEQFDAKNKLTCSICLKEFKNLPALNGHMRSHGGMRASPSLKQEEGEKVPPPPPQPPLPPPPQPPPQLPPEAESLTPMVMPVSVPVKLLPPKPSSQGFTNSTVAAPSARDKPASSMSDDEMPVLVRMTLSPPHSPQGAAPRTPAEIPRKHPPGPPKAEESLKTVQEKKKFRHRPEPLFIPPPPSYNPVPAASYSGATLYQSQLRSPRVLGDHLLLDPTHELPPYTPPPMLSPVRQGSGLFSNVLISGHGPGAHPQLPLTPLTPTPRVLLCRSNSIDGSNVTVTPGPGEQTVDVEPRINIGLRFQAEIPELQDVSALAQDTHKATLVWKPWPELENHDLQQRVENLLNLCCSSALPGGGTNSEFALHSLFEAKGDVMAALEMLLLRKPVRLKCHPLANYHYAGSDKWTSLERKLFNKALATYSKDFIFVQKMVKSKTVAQCVEYYYTWKKIMRLGRKHRTRLAEIIDDCVTSEEEEELEEEEEDLEEDRKSTKEEESEVPKSPEPPPVPVLAPTEGPPLQALGQPSGSFICEMPNCGADCRCHVTPFLPQVFSSRQALNGHARIHGGTNQVTKARGAIPSGKQKPGGAQSGYCSVKSSPSHSTTSGETDPTTIFPCKECGKVFFKIKSRNAHMKTHRQQEEQQRQKAQKAAFAAEMAATIERTTGPVGTPGLLPLDQLSLIKPIKDVDILDDDVVQQLGGVMEEAEVVDTDLLLDDQDSVLLQGDAEL from the exons ATGGGGGATCAGCAACTGTACAAGACCAACCACGTGGCCCACGGTGGTGAAAACCTTTTCTACCAACAGCCACCACTTGGCGTCCACAGTGGGCTGAACCACAACTATGGGAATACAGTCACAGGGGGTGGAATGGATGCCCCTCAGGTCTCGCCCATCTCCCCCCACTTCCCTCAAGACACACGGGATGGTCTGGGCTTGCCTGTAGGCTCCAAAAACCTTGGCCAAATGGATACCTCGAGGCAGGGAGCGTGGGGAGGCCATGCAGGGCCTGGAAATCATGTCCAGCTGCGTGGCAACCTGGCCAACTCAAATATGATGTGGGGAGCACCAGCCCAGTCTGAGCCCACTGATGGCTACCAATATACCTATTCCCAGGCCAGTGAGATCCGGACCCAGAAGCTTACCAGCGGTGTCTTACACAAGCTGGACTCTTTCACCCAGGTGTTTGCCAACCAAAACCTGCGTATTCAGGTCAACAATATGGCCCAGGTGCTGCACACCCAGTCAGCAGTGATGGATGGAGGCCCTGACAGTGCCCTCCGCCAGCTGCTGTCTCAGAAGCCCATGGAGCCCCCGGCCCCGGCTATAACTTCTCGCTACCAGCAGGTGGCCCAGCAGCCTCACCCTGGCTTCACTGGTGGGCTGTCCAAGCCAGCTCTTCAGGTCGGGCAGCACCCTACCCAAGGGCACCTGTATTATGACTACCAGCAGCCACTGGCTCAGGTGCCAGGGCAGGGAGGACAGTCACTGCAGGCCCCACAGATGCTGTCACAGCATATGCAACAGATGCAGCAGCACCAGTATTacccacagcagcagcagcaaggtgGGCCGCAGCGTCTCTCCATGCAAGAAATGCAGCCGCAGCCACAGCAGATTCGCCCAGCACAgcctcagcagcagcagcagcagctccagcTGCAGCAGCGGCAGGGTTCAATGCAGATACCTCAGTATTATCAGTCCCAACCCATGATGCAGCACTTGCAagagcagcagcagccacagatGCACCTGCAGCCCCCTTCTTATCACAGGGACCCGCACCAGTATACCCCGGAGCAGGCACACGCTGTGCAGCTGATTCAGCTGGGCTCCATGCCCCAGTACTACTACCAAGAGCCCCAGCAGTCCTACAGCCACCCCCTCTACCAACAGAGCCACCTGCCCCAGCACCAGCAGCGTGACGATAGTCAGCTAAAGACTTATCCCAGCGACAGGCAGGCCCAGGCTATGCCGAGCTCTCACGGGGACCTGGGGCCTCCTGACACGGGAATGGGAGACTCAACAAGCTCGGACCTGACCCGGGTCAGCAGTGCCCTCCCTCATCGACCACTCCTGTCCCCCAGTGGAGTCCACGTCAACAACATGGGGCCTCAGCATCAGCAGCTGTCTCCCAGTGCCATGTGGCCCCAG ATGCACCTACCTGATGGGAGAGCCCAGCCAGGGTCCCCTGAGTCAAG TGGCCAAGCCAAAGGAGTATTTGGGGAGCAGTTTGATGCCAAGAACAAGCTGACATGCTCCATCTGCCTGAAGGAGTTCAAGAACCTGCCTGCCCTGAATGGCCACATGCGGTCCCACGGGGGCATGAGGGCCTCCCCCAGCCTCAAACAG gaggaaggagagaaggtccCGCCGCCTCCGCCCCAGCCGCCACTGCCGCCTCCACCCCAGCCGCCACCGCAGCTCCCTCCTGAGGCAGAAAGCCTCACACCTATGGTCATGCCCGTGTCTGTCCCTGTCAAGCTTCTCCCACCCAAGCCCAGCTCTCAGGGCTTCACCAACAGCACCGTTGCCGCCCCCTCCGCCAGAGACAAGCCAGCCAGCTCGATGTCGGACGACGAGATGCCTGTGCTCGTGAGGATGACCCTCTCTCCCCCACACTCACCCCAAGGGGCTGCCCCCCGCACGCCTGCT GAAATCCCTAGAAAGCATCCGCCCGGCCCACCCAAAGCCGAGGAGTCCCTGAAGACGGTGCAGGAGAAGAAAAAGTTCCGGCACCGGCCGGAGCCGCTCTTCATCCCGCCGCCGCCCTCCTACAACCCGGTCCCGGCGGCCTCCTACTCGGGCGCCACCCTCTACCAGAGCCAGCTGCGCTCACCGCGCGTCCTGGGGGACCACCTGCTCCTTGACCCCACCCACGAGCTGCCCCCCTACACGCCCCCGCCCATGCTGAGCCCGGTGCGCCAGGGCTCGGGGCTCTTCAGCAATGTCCTCATCTCCGGGCATGGCCCCGGCGCCCACCCCCAGCTGCCCCTGACGCCCCTGACGCCCACGCCGCGGGTGCTGCTGTGCCGCTCCA ACAGCATTGATGGCAGCAATGTGACAGTCACCCCAGGGCCTGGAGAACAGACTGTGGATGTTGAACC ACGCATCAACATTGGCTTGAGATTCCAAGCAGAGATCCCAGAACTCCAAGATGTCTCTGCTCTGGCCCAGGACACCCACAAGGCCACATTAGTATGGAAGCCCTGGCCAGAGCTGGAAAACCATGACCTCCAGCAAAGAG TGGAGAATCTTCTGAATTTGTGCTGTTCGAGTGCATTGCCAGGCGGAGGGACCAATTCTGAATTTGCTTTGCATTCTCTGTTCGAGGCCAAAGGTGATGTGATG GCTGCTCTGGAAATGCTGCTGCTTCGGAAGCCAGTCAGGTTAAAATGTCATCCTTTAGCAAATTACCACTATGCCG GTTCGGACAAGTGgacctccctagaaagaaaactGTTTAATAAAGCACTAGCCACTTACAGCAAAGACTTTATTTTTGTACAGAAGATG GTGAAGTCAAAGACGGTGGCTCAGTGCGTGGAGTACTACTACACGTGGAAAAAAATAATGCGGCTAGGGCGGAAGCACCGCACACGCCTGGCGGAGATCATTGATGATTGCGTG AcaagtgaagaagaagaagaattagaggaggaagaggaggacttGGAAGAAGATAGGAAATCCACAAAAGAAGAGGAGAGTGAGGTGCCGAAGTCCCCGGAGCCACCGCCAGTCCCCGTCCTAGCTCCCACAGAGGGGCCACCCCTGCAGGCCCTCGGCCAGCCCTCCGGctccttcatctgtgaaatgccCAACTGTGGGGCT GACTGTAGATGTCATGTCACTCCCTTTCTTCCCCAGGTGTTCAGCTCCCGACAGGCACTAAACGGCCATGCCCGCATCCACGGGGGCACCAACCAGGTGACCAAAGCCCGAGGTGCCATCCCCTCTGGGAAACAGAAGCCTGGCGGGGCCCAGAGTGGGTACTGCTCAGTGAAGAGCTCGCCCTCTCACAGCACCACCAGTGGCGAGACAGACCCCACCACCATCTTCCCCTGCAAGGAGTGTGGCAA
- the TRERF1 gene encoding transcriptional-regulating factor 1 isoform X3 — MGDQQLYKTNHVAHGGENLFYQQPPLGVHSGLNHNYGNTVTGGGMDAPQVSPISPHFPQDTRDGLGLPVGSKNLGQMDTSRQGAWGGHAGPGNHVQLRGNLANSNMMWGAPAQSEPTDGYQYTYSQASEIRTQKLTSGVLHKLDSFTQVFANQNLRIQVNNMAQVLHTQSAVMDGGPDSALRQLLSQKPMEPPAPAITSRYQQVAQQPHPGFTGGLSKPALQVGQHPTQGHLYYDYQQPLAQVPGQGGQSLQAPQMLSQHMQQMQQHQYYPQQQQQGGPQRLSMQEMQPQPQQIRPAQPQQQQQQLQLQQRQGSMQIPQYYQSQPMMQHLQEQQQPQMHLQPPSYHRDPHQYTPEQAHAVQLIQLGSMPQYYYQEPQQSYSHPLYQQSHLPQHQQRDDSQLKTYPSDRQAQAMPSSHGDLGPPDTGMGDSTSSDLTRVSSALPHRPLLSPSGVHVNNMGPQHQQLSPSAMWPQMHLPDGRAQPGSPESSGQAKGVFGEQFDAKNKLTCSICLKEFKNLPALNGHMRSHGGMRASPSLKQEEGEKVPPPPPQPPLPPPPQPPPQLPPEAESLTPMVMPVSVPVKLLPPKPSSQGFTNSTVAAPSARDKPASSMSDDEMPVLEIPRKHPPGPPKAEESLKTVQEKKKFRHRPEPLFIPPPPSYNPVPAASYSGATLYQSQLRSPRVLGDHLLLDPTHELPPYTPPPMLSPVRQGSGLFSNVLISGHGPGAHPQLPLTPLTPTPRVLLCRSNSIDGSNVTVTPGPGEQTVDVEPRINIGLRFQAEIPELQDVSALAQDTHKATLVWKPWPELENHDLQQRVENLLNLCCSSALPGGGTNSEFALHSLFEAKGDVMAALEMLLLRKPVRLKCHPLANYHYAGSDKWTSLERKLFNKALATYSKDFIFVQKMVKSKTVAQCVEYYYTWKKIMRLGRKHRTRLAEIIDDCVTSEEEEELEEEEEDLEEDRKSTKEEESEVPKSPEPPPVPVLAPTEGPPLQALGQPSGSFICEMPNCGADCRCHVTPFLPQVFSSRQALNGHARIHGGTNQVTKARGAIPSGKQKPGGAQSGYCSVKSSPSHSTTSGETDPTTIFPCKECGKVFFKIKSRNAHMKTHRQQEEQQRQKAQKAAFAAEMAATIERTTGPVGTPGLLPLDQLSLIKPIKDVDILDDDVVQQLGGVMEEAEVVDTDLLLDDQDSVLLQGDAEL; from the exons ATGGGGGATCAGCAACTGTACAAGACCAACCACGTGGCCCACGGTGGTGAAAACCTTTTCTACCAACAGCCACCACTTGGCGTCCACAGTGGGCTGAACCACAACTATGGGAATACAGTCACAGGGGGTGGAATGGATGCCCCTCAGGTCTCGCCCATCTCCCCCCACTTCCCTCAAGACACACGGGATGGTCTGGGCTTGCCTGTAGGCTCCAAAAACCTTGGCCAAATGGATACCTCGAGGCAGGGAGCGTGGGGAGGCCATGCAGGGCCTGGAAATCATGTCCAGCTGCGTGGCAACCTGGCCAACTCAAATATGATGTGGGGAGCACCAGCCCAGTCTGAGCCCACTGATGGCTACCAATATACCTATTCCCAGGCCAGTGAGATCCGGACCCAGAAGCTTACCAGCGGTGTCTTACACAAGCTGGACTCTTTCACCCAGGTGTTTGCCAACCAAAACCTGCGTATTCAGGTCAACAATATGGCCCAGGTGCTGCACACCCAGTCAGCAGTGATGGATGGAGGCCCTGACAGTGCCCTCCGCCAGCTGCTGTCTCAGAAGCCCATGGAGCCCCCGGCCCCGGCTATAACTTCTCGCTACCAGCAGGTGGCCCAGCAGCCTCACCCTGGCTTCACTGGTGGGCTGTCCAAGCCAGCTCTTCAGGTCGGGCAGCACCCTACCCAAGGGCACCTGTATTATGACTACCAGCAGCCACTGGCTCAGGTGCCAGGGCAGGGAGGACAGTCACTGCAGGCCCCACAGATGCTGTCACAGCATATGCAACAGATGCAGCAGCACCAGTATTacccacagcagcagcagcaaggtgGGCCGCAGCGTCTCTCCATGCAAGAAATGCAGCCGCAGCCACAGCAGATTCGCCCAGCACAgcctcagcagcagcagcagcagctccagcTGCAGCAGCGGCAGGGTTCAATGCAGATACCTCAGTATTATCAGTCCCAACCCATGATGCAGCACTTGCAagagcagcagcagccacagatGCACCTGCAGCCCCCTTCTTATCACAGGGACCCGCACCAGTATACCCCGGAGCAGGCACACGCTGTGCAGCTGATTCAGCTGGGCTCCATGCCCCAGTACTACTACCAAGAGCCCCAGCAGTCCTACAGCCACCCCCTCTACCAACAGAGCCACCTGCCCCAGCACCAGCAGCGTGACGATAGTCAGCTAAAGACTTATCCCAGCGACAGGCAGGCCCAGGCTATGCCGAGCTCTCACGGGGACCTGGGGCCTCCTGACACGGGAATGGGAGACTCAACAAGCTCGGACCTGACCCGGGTCAGCAGTGCCCTCCCTCATCGACCACTCCTGTCCCCCAGTGGAGTCCACGTCAACAACATGGGGCCTCAGCATCAGCAGCTGTCTCCCAGTGCCATGTGGCCCCAG ATGCACCTACCTGATGGGAGAGCCCAGCCAGGGTCCCCTGAGTCAAG TGGCCAAGCCAAAGGAGTATTTGGGGAGCAGTTTGATGCCAAGAACAAGCTGACATGCTCCATCTGCCTGAAGGAGTTCAAGAACCTGCCTGCCCTGAATGGCCACATGCGGTCCCACGGGGGCATGAGGGCCTCCCCCAGCCTCAAACAG gaggaaggagagaaggtccCGCCGCCTCCGCCCCAGCCGCCACTGCCGCCTCCACCCCAGCCGCCACCGCAGCTCCCTCCTGAGGCAGAAAGCCTCACACCTATGGTCATGCCCGTGTCTGTCCCTGTCAAGCTTCTCCCACCCAAGCCCAGCTCTCAGGGCTTCACCAACAGCACCGTTGCCGCCCCCTCCGCCAGAGACAAGCCAGCCAGCTCGATGTCGGACGACGAGATGCCTGTGCTC GAAATCCCTAGAAAGCATCCGCCCGGCCCACCCAAAGCCGAGGAGTCCCTGAAGACGGTGCAGGAGAAGAAAAAGTTCCGGCACCGGCCGGAGCCGCTCTTCATCCCGCCGCCGCCCTCCTACAACCCGGTCCCGGCGGCCTCCTACTCGGGCGCCACCCTCTACCAGAGCCAGCTGCGCTCACCGCGCGTCCTGGGGGACCACCTGCTCCTTGACCCCACCCACGAGCTGCCCCCCTACACGCCCCCGCCCATGCTGAGCCCGGTGCGCCAGGGCTCGGGGCTCTTCAGCAATGTCCTCATCTCCGGGCATGGCCCCGGCGCCCACCCCCAGCTGCCCCTGACGCCCCTGACGCCCACGCCGCGGGTGCTGCTGTGCCGCTCCA ACAGCATTGATGGCAGCAATGTGACAGTCACCCCAGGGCCTGGAGAACAGACTGTGGATGTTGAACC ACGCATCAACATTGGCTTGAGATTCCAAGCAGAGATCCCAGAACTCCAAGATGTCTCTGCTCTGGCCCAGGACACCCACAAGGCCACATTAGTATGGAAGCCCTGGCCAGAGCTGGAAAACCATGACCTCCAGCAAAGAG TGGAGAATCTTCTGAATTTGTGCTGTTCGAGTGCATTGCCAGGCGGAGGGACCAATTCTGAATTTGCTTTGCATTCTCTGTTCGAGGCCAAAGGTGATGTGATG GCTGCTCTGGAAATGCTGCTGCTTCGGAAGCCAGTCAGGTTAAAATGTCATCCTTTAGCAAATTACCACTATGCCG GTTCGGACAAGTGgacctccctagaaagaaaactGTTTAATAAAGCACTAGCCACTTACAGCAAAGACTTTATTTTTGTACAGAAGATG GTGAAGTCAAAGACGGTGGCTCAGTGCGTGGAGTACTACTACACGTGGAAAAAAATAATGCGGCTAGGGCGGAAGCACCGCACACGCCTGGCGGAGATCATTGATGATTGCGTG AcaagtgaagaagaagaagaattagaggaggaagaggaggacttGGAAGAAGATAGGAAATCCACAAAAGAAGAGGAGAGTGAGGTGCCGAAGTCCCCGGAGCCACCGCCAGTCCCCGTCCTAGCTCCCACAGAGGGGCCACCCCTGCAGGCCCTCGGCCAGCCCTCCGGctccttcatctgtgaaatgccCAACTGTGGGGCT GACTGTAGATGTCATGTCACTCCCTTTCTTCCCCAGGTGTTCAGCTCCCGACAGGCACTAAACGGCCATGCCCGCATCCACGGGGGCACCAACCAGGTGACCAAAGCCCGAGGTGCCATCCCCTCTGGGAAACAGAAGCCTGGCGGGGCCCAGAGTGGGTACTGCTCAGTGAAGAGCTCGCCCTCTCACAGCACCACCAGTGGCGAGACAGACCCCACCACCATCTTCCCCTGCAAGGAGTGTGGCAA